A part of Nitratidesulfovibrio sp. genomic DNA contains:
- a CDS encoding glycosyltransferase → MTSPALARPRWRDLPRDLAAALLKGGVGQLHLVGIAEMALAAMNTPEGAAYGSADLLALGADALCAAWEADPLDGRTAGQLVALHKARPFLPTPVFRVAELLASLDVPPPDAEVRQLVQLLQQRDADASCRLLDRQRRAQPGNTFWLRQALVVGMTEARHQWLDTWLAGLPSSTRDGGNVPAPVVAALRGDVAFARGDMAGAAALYAAASKALPLPTWKARHAESLYRAGDRDGALALWRAAAAIRPWQINLLLRLDDVARGRDLPGDLPAGRGAVLFYTWNKAECIDEALTSIAASDLGDARVVVLDNGCTDATPDVLARWAERAPGRLGERLHTVTLPLNIGAPPARNWLLTLPEVRACDWVAFLDDDATVPTDWLRLFGAAMTVHPAANVYGCRVVDHSVPMLLQSVDLHLDPGGDMAAAPENAPGYRRRFSVSDLHLQELDFGQFSYQRPCVSVTGCCHLFRRAVFDAVGPFDLRYAPSQYDDLEHDLRRSLRGDLPVYQGHLAVRHMKRTGRAAWTDPAQFSNAWANMYKLQYRYTRPDFDTLRQHDHAALLADVEARGL, encoded by the coding sequence GTGACCTCTCCCGCCCTTGCCCGTCCCCGCTGGCGCGATTTGCCCCGCGACCTCGCCGCTGCCCTGCTCAAGGGCGGGGTGGGGCAGTTGCACCTTGTCGGCATTGCCGAGATGGCCCTTGCGGCCATGAACACGCCGGAAGGCGCCGCATACGGTTCCGCCGACCTGCTCGCGCTGGGGGCCGACGCCCTGTGCGCCGCCTGGGAAGCTGACCCGCTGGATGGGCGCACGGCGGGCCAACTGGTTGCGCTGCACAAGGCCCGGCCCTTCCTGCCCACGCCGGTGTTCCGGGTGGCGGAACTGCTGGCCTCGCTGGACGTGCCCCCTCCGGATGCCGAGGTGCGCCAACTGGTGCAACTGCTCCAGCAGCGCGATGCCGACGCCTCGTGCCGCCTGCTGGACCGCCAGCGCCGCGCCCAGCCGGGCAACACCTTCTGGCTGCGGCAGGCCTTGGTGGTGGGCATGACCGAGGCCCGTCACCAGTGGTTGGATACGTGGTTGGCCGGACTGCCCTCCAGCACCCGCGATGGGGGGAACGTTCCCGCGCCCGTGGTCGCCGCCCTGCGCGGCGACGTGGCCTTCGCGCGCGGCGACATGGCTGGTGCCGCCGCCCTGTACGCTGCCGCCAGCAAGGCCCTGCCGCTGCCCACGTGGAAGGCGCGCCACGCCGAATCTCTCTACCGCGCGGGCGACCGCGACGGCGCCCTTGCCCTGTGGCGTGCTGCTGCCGCCATCCGCCCCTGGCAGATCAATCTTCTGCTGCGCCTCGACGATGTGGCGCGGGGCCGCGACCTGCCGGGCGATTTGCCCGCCGGGCGCGGCGCGGTGCTGTTCTACACCTGGAACAAGGCCGAGTGCATCGACGAGGCGTTGACCTCCATTGCCGCGTCTGACCTTGGCGACGCCCGCGTGGTGGTGCTGGACAACGGCTGCACCGACGCCACCCCCGACGTGCTGGCCCGTTGGGCCGAACGCGCTCCCGGTCGCTTGGGTGAGCGGCTGCACACTGTCACCCTGCCGCTGAACATTGGCGCGCCCCCCGCCCGCAACTGGCTGCTGACCCTGCCGGAAGTGCGCGCCTGCGACTGGGTGGCCTTTCTGGACGACGACGCCACCGTGCCGACGGACTGGCTGCGTCTGTTCGGTGCCGCCATGACCGTCCACCCCGCCGCCAACGTCTACGGCTGCCGCGTGGTGGACCATTCGGTGCCCATGCTGCTCCAGTCCGTGGACCTGCATCTGGACCCCGGCGGCGACATGGCCGCCGCGCCGGAAAACGCCCCCGGTTACCGTCGCCGGTTCTCCGTCTCCGACCTGCATTTGCAGGAACTGGATTTCGGCCAGTTCTCCTACCAGCGCCCGTGCGTGTCCGTGACCGGCTGCTGCCATCTGTTCCGCCGCGCCGTGTTCGACGCCGTGGGGCCCTTCGACCTGCGCTATGCCCCCAGCCAGTATGACGATCTGGAACACGACCTGCGCCGCAGCCTGCGTGGCGACCTGCCCGTCTATCAGGGCCATCTGGCCGTGCGCCACATGAAGCGCACCGGCCGCGCCGCCTGGACCGATCCCGCCCAGTTCTCCAATGCCTGGGCCAACATGTACAAGCTTCAGTACCGCTACACCCGCCCCGACTTCGATACCCTGCGCCAGCACGACCACGCCGCCCTGTTGGCGGATGTGGAAGCGAGGGGACTATAG